AGTTATCTGGTGGTCAACAACAAAGAGTGGGAGTTATTAGAGCTCTTGCAGCAGATCCTGACATCATCTTAATGGATGAGCCGTTTAGTGCTCTTGATCCGATTAGTCGTGAGCAATTGCAAGCTGACATACAGAAGCTTCAGCAGGAAATTCAAAAGACAATTGTTTTTGTAACGCATGATATTGATGAAGCACTTGCATTAGGTGACAGGGTTTGTCTAATGGACAAAGGGGAAGTCGTGCAAATCTCAACCCCTCAGGATCTTATTTTAAATCCTCAAACAGACTTTGTACGAAATTTTGTCGGAGAAAGAAAGTCTCCATGGCAAACCGCTGTAGACGTTATGGTAGATACTTCAAAGAATTATATCATTACAGAAAGTTCGCATTACCCAAAGGAAGGGACATATATCATTCAAGGAGAAGACCAGCAGTATAAAGGGGCTATTCAAAACGGAATGTTTATAGATTTACCTTCCTTACAAAATGATACTCATTTACGGAAAGCGACTCCTATATTTGATGAGTATGAAACTAGTATATTGCCGGTTGTAAAAGATAAACGATTAATCGGTACCCTATCACACCGTGATATTGTTGCTTACCTTCAGCAACAAACAAAGCTTGAAAACGGGGTGATTCACCAATGAGTGAGTTAAAAGCAACCTTTCTAGACAGGCAAGATATGTT
The nucleotide sequence above comes from Pontibacillus chungwhensis. Encoded proteins:
- a CDS encoding ABC transporter ATP-binding protein, whose protein sequence is MIEFDKVQKTFPDGTEAVKDVSFRVEKGEFVTLIGPSGCGKTTSMKMINRLIEPTSGVIKINDKDIREYNIHELRWNIGYVLQEIALFPHMTIEENIAVVPEMKNWKKKDLEKRTNELMEMVGLDPHTYKTRKPSELSGGQQQRVGVIRALAADPDIILMDEPFSALDPISREQLQADIQKLQQEIQKTIVFVTHDIDEALALGDRVCLMDKGEVVQISTPQDLILNPQTDFVRNFVGERKSPWQTAVDVMVDTSKNYIITESSHYPKEGTYIIQGEDQQYKGAIQNGMFIDLPSLQNDTHLRKATPIFDEYETSILPVVKDKRLIGTLSHRDIVAYLQQQTKLENGVIHQ